The Alosa sapidissima isolate fAloSap1 chromosome 16, fAloSap1.pri, whole genome shotgun sequence genome has a segment encoding these proteins:
- the ldb1a gene encoding LIM domain-binding protein 1-A isoform X3 codes for MSVGGCACPGCSSKNFKLYSPKEPPNGSAFPPFHPGTMLDRDVGRHTPYGNQTDYRIFELNKRLQNWTEDCDNLWWDAFTTEFFEDDAMLTITFCLEDGPKRYTIGRTLIPRYFRSIFEGGATELFYVLKHPKESFHNNFVSLDCDQCTMVTQNGKPMFTQVYVEGRLYLEFMFDDMMRIKTWHFSIRQHREVVPRSILAMHAQDPQMLEQLSKNITRCGLSNSTLNYLRLCVILEPMQELMSRHKTYSLSPRDCLKTCLFQKWQRMVAPPAEPARQAPNKRRKRKMSGGSTMSTGGGNNNNNNSKKKSPASSFGLASQVPDVMVVGEPTLMGGEFGDEDERLITRLENTQFDAANGIDDEDSFNNSPALGANSPWNSKAPSSQESKSDNPTSQSSQ; via the exons ATGTCGGTAGGAGGCTGTGCTTGCCCAG GCTGCTCCTCTAAAAATTTCAAGCTGTACTCCCCAAAGGAGCCCCCCAACGGTAGTGCCTTTCCCCCCTTCCACCCAGGCACCATGCTGGACAGAGATGTGGG GAGGCACACACCGTATGGGAACCAGACAGACTACAGAATATTTGAGCTTAATAAACGGCTACAGAACTGGACAGAG GACTGTGACAACTTATGGTGGGATGCCTTCACCACCGAGTTCTTTGAGGATGATGCCATGCTCACCATTACGTTCTGTCTGGAAGATGGGCCCAAACGATATA CTATTGGTCGGACATTGATTCCCCGATACTTCCGGAGTATCTTTGAAGGGGGAGCTACAGAGCTTTTTTATGTTCTGAAGCATCCTAAGGAGTCCTTTCACAACAATTTTGTGTCTTTGGACTGCGATCAGTGCACAATGGTCACACAGAATGGAAAGCCCATGTTCACACAG GTCTACGTGGAGGGCCGTCTGTACCTTGAGTTCATGTTTGACGATATGATGAGGATCAAGACGTGGCACTTCAGCATACGGCAGCATCGCGAGGTGGTACCCCGCAGCATCCTGGCCATGCAT GCCCAGGATCCCCAGATGTTGGAGCAGCTGTCAAAAAACATCACACGATGCGGCCTCTCCAATTCCACGTTAAACTACCTCCGA CTGTGTGTGATCCTGGAGCCCATGCAGGAACTCATGTCCAGGCATAAGACCTACAGCCTCAGTCCCCGAGACTGCCTCAAGACCTGCTTGTTTCAGAAGTGGCAAAGGATGGTGGCTCCACCAG CCGAGCCAGCCAGACAAGCTCCCAATAAGCGGCGGAAACGCAAGATGTCCGGCGGCAGCACCATGAGCACGGGCGGcggcaacaataacaacaacaacagcaagaaGAAAAGCCCCGCCAGCAGCTTTGGTCTCGCCAGCCAGGTACCT GATGTGATGGTGGTGGGCGAGCCCACGCTGATGGGCGGGGAGTTCGGGGACGAGGACGAGCGTCTGATCACGCGGCTGGAGAACACGCAGTTTGATGCGGCCAATGGCATCGACGACGAGGACAGTTTCAACAACTCCCCGGCCCTGGGCGCCAACAGCCCCTGGAACAGCAAAGCTCCCTCCAGCCAGGAGAGCAAGAGCGACAACCCCACCTCCCAGTCCTCCCAGTAG
- the ldb1a gene encoding LIM domain-binding protein 1-A isoform X1 encodes MSVGGCACPGCSSKNFKLYSPKEPPNGSAFPPFHPGTMLDRDVGPTPMYPPTYLEPGIGRHTPYGNQTDYRIFELNKRLQNWTEDCDNLWWDAFTTEFFEDDAMLTITFCLEDGPKRYTIGRTLIPRYFRSIFEGGATELFYVLKHPKESFHNNFVSLDCDQCTMVTQNGKPMFTQVYVEGRLYLEFMFDDMMRIKTWHFSIRQHREVVPRSILAMHAQDPQMLEQLSKNITRCGLSNSTLNYLRLCVILEPMQELMSRHKTYSLSPRDCLKTCLFQKWQRMVAPPAEPARQAPNKRRKRKMSGGSTMSTGGGNNNNNNSKKKSPASSFGLASQVPDVMVVGEPTLMGGEFGDEDERLITRLENTQFDAANGIDDEDSFNNSPALGANSPWNSKAPSSQESKSDNPTSQSSQ; translated from the exons ATGTCGGTAGGAGGCTGTGCTTGCCCAG GCTGCTCCTCTAAAAATTTCAAGCTGTACTCCCCAAAGGAGCCCCCCAACGGTAGTGCCTTTCCCCCCTTCCACCCAGGCACCATGCTGGACAGAGATGTGGG CCCCACACCAATGTACCCTCCTACATACTTGGAGCCGGGAATAGG GAGGCACACACCGTATGGGAACCAGACAGACTACAGAATATTTGAGCTTAATAAACGGCTACAGAACTGGACAGAG GACTGTGACAACTTATGGTGGGATGCCTTCACCACCGAGTTCTTTGAGGATGATGCCATGCTCACCATTACGTTCTGTCTGGAAGATGGGCCCAAACGATATA CTATTGGTCGGACATTGATTCCCCGATACTTCCGGAGTATCTTTGAAGGGGGAGCTACAGAGCTTTTTTATGTTCTGAAGCATCCTAAGGAGTCCTTTCACAACAATTTTGTGTCTTTGGACTGCGATCAGTGCACAATGGTCACACAGAATGGAAAGCCCATGTTCACACAG GTCTACGTGGAGGGCCGTCTGTACCTTGAGTTCATGTTTGACGATATGATGAGGATCAAGACGTGGCACTTCAGCATACGGCAGCATCGCGAGGTGGTACCCCGCAGCATCCTGGCCATGCAT GCCCAGGATCCCCAGATGTTGGAGCAGCTGTCAAAAAACATCACACGATGCGGCCTCTCCAATTCCACGTTAAACTACCTCCGA CTGTGTGTGATCCTGGAGCCCATGCAGGAACTCATGTCCAGGCATAAGACCTACAGCCTCAGTCCCCGAGACTGCCTCAAGACCTGCTTGTTTCAGAAGTGGCAAAGGATGGTGGCTCCACCAG CCGAGCCAGCCAGACAAGCTCCCAATAAGCGGCGGAAACGCAAGATGTCCGGCGGCAGCACCATGAGCACGGGCGGcggcaacaataacaacaacaacagcaagaaGAAAAGCCCCGCCAGCAGCTTTGGTCTCGCCAGCCAGGTACCT GATGTGATGGTGGTGGGCGAGCCCACGCTGATGGGCGGGGAGTTCGGGGACGAGGACGAGCGTCTGATCACGCGGCTGGAGAACACGCAGTTTGATGCGGCCAATGGCATCGACGACGAGGACAGTTTCAACAACTCCCCGGCCCTGGGCGCCAACAGCCCCTGGAACAGCAAAGCTCCCTCCAGCCAGGAGAGCAAGAGCGACAACCCCACCTCCCAGTCCTCCCAGTAG
- the ldb1a gene encoding LIM domain-binding protein 1-A isoform X4, with product MLDRDVGPTPMYPPTYLEPGIGRHTPYGNQTDYRIFELNKRLQNWTEDCDNLWWDAFTTEFFEDDAMLTITFCLEDGPKRYTIGRTLIPRYFRSIFEGGATELFYVLKHPKESFHNNFVSLDCDQCTMVTQNGKPMFTQVYVEGRLYLEFMFDDMMRIKTWHFSIRQHREVVPRSILAMHAQDPQMLEQLSKNITRCGLSNSTLNYLRLCVILEPMQELMSRHKTYSLSPRDCLKTCLFQKWQRMVAPPAEPARQAPNKRRKRKMSGGSTMSTGGGNNNNNNSKKKSPASSFGLASQVPDVMVVGEPTLMGGEFGDEDERLITRLENTQFDAANGIDDEDSFNNSPALGANSPWNSKAPSSQESKSDNPTSQSSQ from the exons ATGCTGGACAGAGATGTGGG CCCCACACCAATGTACCCTCCTACATACTTGGAGCCGGGAATAGG GAGGCACACACCGTATGGGAACCAGACAGACTACAGAATATTTGAGCTTAATAAACGGCTACAGAACTGGACAGAG GACTGTGACAACTTATGGTGGGATGCCTTCACCACCGAGTTCTTTGAGGATGATGCCATGCTCACCATTACGTTCTGTCTGGAAGATGGGCCCAAACGATATA CTATTGGTCGGACATTGATTCCCCGATACTTCCGGAGTATCTTTGAAGGGGGAGCTACAGAGCTTTTTTATGTTCTGAAGCATCCTAAGGAGTCCTTTCACAACAATTTTGTGTCTTTGGACTGCGATCAGTGCACAATGGTCACACAGAATGGAAAGCCCATGTTCACACAG GTCTACGTGGAGGGCCGTCTGTACCTTGAGTTCATGTTTGACGATATGATGAGGATCAAGACGTGGCACTTCAGCATACGGCAGCATCGCGAGGTGGTACCCCGCAGCATCCTGGCCATGCAT GCCCAGGATCCCCAGATGTTGGAGCAGCTGTCAAAAAACATCACACGATGCGGCCTCTCCAATTCCACGTTAAACTACCTCCGA CTGTGTGTGATCCTGGAGCCCATGCAGGAACTCATGTCCAGGCATAAGACCTACAGCCTCAGTCCCCGAGACTGCCTCAAGACCTGCTTGTTTCAGAAGTGGCAAAGGATGGTGGCTCCACCAG CCGAGCCAGCCAGACAAGCTCCCAATAAGCGGCGGAAACGCAAGATGTCCGGCGGCAGCACCATGAGCACGGGCGGcggcaacaataacaacaacaacagcaagaaGAAAAGCCCCGCCAGCAGCTTTGGTCTCGCCAGCCAGGTACCT GATGTGATGGTGGTGGGCGAGCCCACGCTGATGGGCGGGGAGTTCGGGGACGAGGACGAGCGTCTGATCACGCGGCTGGAGAACACGCAGTTTGATGCGGCCAATGGCATCGACGACGAGGACAGTTTCAACAACTCCCCGGCCCTGGGCGCCAACAGCCCCTGGAACAGCAAAGCTCCCTCCAGCCAGGAGAGCAAGAGCGACAACCCCACCTCCCAGTCCTCCCAGTAG
- the ldb1a gene encoding LIM domain-binding protein 1-A isoform X2, whose translation MSVGGCACPGCSSKNFKLYSPKEPPNGSAFPPFHPGTMLDRDVGPTPMYPPTYLEPGIGRHTPYGNQTDYRIFELNKRLQNWTEDCDNLWWDAFTTEFFEDDAMLTITFCLEDGPKRYTIGRTLIPRYFRSIFEGGATELFYVLKHPKESFHNNFVSLDCDQCTMVTQNGKPMFTQVYVEGRLYLEFMFDDMMRIKTWHFSIRQHREVVPRSILAMHAQDPQMLEQLSKNITRCGLSNSTLNYLRLCVILEPMQELMSRHKTYSLSPRDCLKTCLFQKWQRMVAPPAEPARQAPNKRRKRKMSGGSTMSTGGGNNNNNNSKKKSPASSFGLASQDVMVVGEPTLMGGEFGDEDERLITRLENTQFDAANGIDDEDSFNNSPALGANSPWNSKAPSSQESKSDNPTSQSSQ comes from the exons ATGTCGGTAGGAGGCTGTGCTTGCCCAG GCTGCTCCTCTAAAAATTTCAAGCTGTACTCCCCAAAGGAGCCCCCCAACGGTAGTGCCTTTCCCCCCTTCCACCCAGGCACCATGCTGGACAGAGATGTGGG CCCCACACCAATGTACCCTCCTACATACTTGGAGCCGGGAATAGG GAGGCACACACCGTATGGGAACCAGACAGACTACAGAATATTTGAGCTTAATAAACGGCTACAGAACTGGACAGAG GACTGTGACAACTTATGGTGGGATGCCTTCACCACCGAGTTCTTTGAGGATGATGCCATGCTCACCATTACGTTCTGTCTGGAAGATGGGCCCAAACGATATA CTATTGGTCGGACATTGATTCCCCGATACTTCCGGAGTATCTTTGAAGGGGGAGCTACAGAGCTTTTTTATGTTCTGAAGCATCCTAAGGAGTCCTTTCACAACAATTTTGTGTCTTTGGACTGCGATCAGTGCACAATGGTCACACAGAATGGAAAGCCCATGTTCACACAG GTCTACGTGGAGGGCCGTCTGTACCTTGAGTTCATGTTTGACGATATGATGAGGATCAAGACGTGGCACTTCAGCATACGGCAGCATCGCGAGGTGGTACCCCGCAGCATCCTGGCCATGCAT GCCCAGGATCCCCAGATGTTGGAGCAGCTGTCAAAAAACATCACACGATGCGGCCTCTCCAATTCCACGTTAAACTACCTCCGA CTGTGTGTGATCCTGGAGCCCATGCAGGAACTCATGTCCAGGCATAAGACCTACAGCCTCAGTCCCCGAGACTGCCTCAAGACCTGCTTGTTTCAGAAGTGGCAAAGGATGGTGGCTCCACCAG CCGAGCCAGCCAGACAAGCTCCCAATAAGCGGCGGAAACGCAAGATGTCCGGCGGCAGCACCATGAGCACGGGCGGcggcaacaataacaacaacaacagcaagaaGAAAAGCCCCGCCAGCAGCTTTGGTCTCGCCAGCCAG GATGTGATGGTGGTGGGCGAGCCCACGCTGATGGGCGGGGAGTTCGGGGACGAGGACGAGCGTCTGATCACGCGGCTGGAGAACACGCAGTTTGATGCGGCCAATGGCATCGACGACGAGGACAGTTTCAACAACTCCCCGGCCCTGGGCGCCAACAGCCCCTGGAACAGCAAAGCTCCCTCCAGCCAGGAGAGCAAGAGCGACAACCCCACCTCCCAGTCCTCCCAGTAG
- the ldb1a gene encoding LIM domain-binding protein 1-A isoform X6 has product MSVGGCACPGCSSKNFKLYSPKEPPNGSAFPPFHPGTMLDRDVGPTPMYPPTYLEPGIGRHTPYGNQTDYRIFELNKRLQNWTEDCDNLWWDAFTTEFFEDDAMLTITFCLEDGPKRYTIGRTLIPRYFRSIFEGGATELFYVLKHPKESFHNNFVSLDCDQCTMVTQNGKPMFTQVYVEGRLYLEFMFDDMMRIKTWHFSIRQHREVVPRSILAMHAQDPQMLEQLSKNITRCGLSNSTLNYLRLCVILEPMQELMSRHKTYSLSPRDCLKTCLFQKWQRMVAPPAEPARQAPNKRRKRKMSGGSTMSTGGGNNNNNNSKKKSPASSFGLASQDLVGTKTCTVPELEDRS; this is encoded by the exons ATGTCGGTAGGAGGCTGTGCTTGCCCAG GCTGCTCCTCTAAAAATTTCAAGCTGTACTCCCCAAAGGAGCCCCCCAACGGTAGTGCCTTTCCCCCCTTCCACCCAGGCACCATGCTGGACAGAGATGTGGG CCCCACACCAATGTACCCTCCTACATACTTGGAGCCGGGAATAGG GAGGCACACACCGTATGGGAACCAGACAGACTACAGAATATTTGAGCTTAATAAACGGCTACAGAACTGGACAGAG GACTGTGACAACTTATGGTGGGATGCCTTCACCACCGAGTTCTTTGAGGATGATGCCATGCTCACCATTACGTTCTGTCTGGAAGATGGGCCCAAACGATATA CTATTGGTCGGACATTGATTCCCCGATACTTCCGGAGTATCTTTGAAGGGGGAGCTACAGAGCTTTTTTATGTTCTGAAGCATCCTAAGGAGTCCTTTCACAACAATTTTGTGTCTTTGGACTGCGATCAGTGCACAATGGTCACACAGAATGGAAAGCCCATGTTCACACAG GTCTACGTGGAGGGCCGTCTGTACCTTGAGTTCATGTTTGACGATATGATGAGGATCAAGACGTGGCACTTCAGCATACGGCAGCATCGCGAGGTGGTACCCCGCAGCATCCTGGCCATGCAT GCCCAGGATCCCCAGATGTTGGAGCAGCTGTCAAAAAACATCACACGATGCGGCCTCTCCAATTCCACGTTAAACTACCTCCGA CTGTGTGTGATCCTGGAGCCCATGCAGGAACTCATGTCCAGGCATAAGACCTACAGCCTCAGTCCCCGAGACTGCCTCAAGACCTGCTTGTTTCAGAAGTGGCAAAGGATGGTGGCTCCACCAG CCGAGCCAGCCAGACAAGCTCCCAATAAGCGGCGGAAACGCAAGATGTCCGGCGGCAGCACCATGAGCACGGGCGGcggcaacaataacaacaacaacagcaagaaGAAAAGCCCCGCCAGCAGCTTTGGTCTCGCCAGCCAG GACCTGGTTGGAACAAAAACCTGTACAGTGCCGGAGCTTGAGGACCGGAGTTGA
- the ldb1a gene encoding LIM domain-binding protein 1-A isoform X5, translated as MSVGGCACPGCSSKNFKLYSPKEPPNGSAFPPFHPGTMLDRDVGPTPMYPPTYLEPGIGRHTPYGNQTDYRIFELNKRLQNWTEDCDNLWWDAFTTEFFEDDAMLTITFCLEDGPKRYTIGRTLIPRYFRSIFEGGATELFYVLKHPKESFHNNFVSLDCDQCTMVTQNGKPMFTQVYVEGRLYLEFMFDDMMRIKTWHFSIRQHREVVPRSILAMHAQDPQMLEQLSKNITRCGLSNSTLNYLRLCVILEPMQELMSRHKTYSLSPRDCLKTCLFQKWQRMVAPPAEPARQAPNKRRKRKMSGGSTMSTGGGNNNNNNSKKKSPASSFGLASQVPDLVGTKTCTVPELEDRS; from the exons ATGTCGGTAGGAGGCTGTGCTTGCCCAG GCTGCTCCTCTAAAAATTTCAAGCTGTACTCCCCAAAGGAGCCCCCCAACGGTAGTGCCTTTCCCCCCTTCCACCCAGGCACCATGCTGGACAGAGATGTGGG CCCCACACCAATGTACCCTCCTACATACTTGGAGCCGGGAATAGG GAGGCACACACCGTATGGGAACCAGACAGACTACAGAATATTTGAGCTTAATAAACGGCTACAGAACTGGACAGAG GACTGTGACAACTTATGGTGGGATGCCTTCACCACCGAGTTCTTTGAGGATGATGCCATGCTCACCATTACGTTCTGTCTGGAAGATGGGCCCAAACGATATA CTATTGGTCGGACATTGATTCCCCGATACTTCCGGAGTATCTTTGAAGGGGGAGCTACAGAGCTTTTTTATGTTCTGAAGCATCCTAAGGAGTCCTTTCACAACAATTTTGTGTCTTTGGACTGCGATCAGTGCACAATGGTCACACAGAATGGAAAGCCCATGTTCACACAG GTCTACGTGGAGGGCCGTCTGTACCTTGAGTTCATGTTTGACGATATGATGAGGATCAAGACGTGGCACTTCAGCATACGGCAGCATCGCGAGGTGGTACCCCGCAGCATCCTGGCCATGCAT GCCCAGGATCCCCAGATGTTGGAGCAGCTGTCAAAAAACATCACACGATGCGGCCTCTCCAATTCCACGTTAAACTACCTCCGA CTGTGTGTGATCCTGGAGCCCATGCAGGAACTCATGTCCAGGCATAAGACCTACAGCCTCAGTCCCCGAGACTGCCTCAAGACCTGCTTGTTTCAGAAGTGGCAAAGGATGGTGGCTCCACCAG CCGAGCCAGCCAGACAAGCTCCCAATAAGCGGCGGAAACGCAAGATGTCCGGCGGCAGCACCATGAGCACGGGCGGcggcaacaataacaacaacaacagcaagaaGAAAAGCCCCGCCAGCAGCTTTGGTCTCGCCAGCCAGGTACCT GACCTGGTTGGAACAAAAACCTGTACAGTGCCGGAGCTTGAGGACCGGAGTTGA